A window of Mangifera indica cultivar Alphonso chromosome 13, CATAS_Mindica_2.1, whole genome shotgun sequence contains these coding sequences:
- the LOC123194886 gene encoding glycosyltransferase BC10-like has product MKSVKAWRVGNMGDLQILPGTRHRPQLKRPVWIMGLVSLVILFLVCAYIYPLHSRGACSVFSARGCTLTDWLPPDPVRELTDEEIASRVVIRDILNTPPVQSKNSKIAFLFLTPGPLPFEMLWDKFFHGHEGRFSVFVHASRDKPVHFSRYFINREIRSGQVVWGRISMIDAERRLLANALKDPDNQHFVLLSDSCVPLHDFDYVYNYLMYSNTSFIDCFKDPGPHGSGRYSEHMLPEIERKDFRKGAQWFTMKRQHALIVMADSLYYSKFRDYCKHGVDGKNCIADEHYLPTFFYMTDPGGIANRSVTHVDWSERKWHPKSYKSQDVSYELLKNITSVDASEHVTSDNQRTVLLRPCLWNGIRRPCYLFARKFYPDTIDNMLNLFTNYTTL; this is encoded by the exons ATGAAGTCGGTAAAAGCATGGCGTGTAGGCAACATGGGAGATCTACAGATTTTGCCGGGGACTCGCCACCGCCCCCAGTTGAAGAGGCCGGTGTGGATTATGGGGTTGGTGTCATTGGTTATTCTGTTTCTAGTTTGTGCTTACATATATCCACTCCATAGTCGCGGTGCCTGTTCCGTGTTTTCTGCTAGAGGTTGCACCTTAACTGATTGGCTTCCACCAGATCCGGTAAGGGAACTGACCGATGAAGAGATTGCATCTCGTGTTGTTATTAGGGATATATTGAACACGCCTCCTGTTCAGtccaaaaattctaaaattgctTTCCTGTTCTTGACTCCTGGTCCATTGCCTTTTGAGATGCTATGGGATAAGTTTTTTCAT GGTCATGAGggtagattttcagtttttgtccATGCCTCAAGGGATAAACCAGTGCATTTTAGTCGATACTTCATTAATCGGGAAATACGCAGTGGCCAG GTTGTCTGGGGAAGAATTTCCATGATTGATGCAGAGAGAAGATTATTGGCTAATGCTCTCAAAGATCCTGATAATCAGCATTTTGTGTTACTTTCTGATAG TTGTGTACCCCTGCATGATTTTGACTATGTCTACAACTATCTGATGTACTCAAATACGAGCTTCATTGACTG CTTTAAAGATCCTGGTCCACATGGCAGTGGCCGGTATTCTGAACACATGTTGCCggaaattgagagaaaagacTTTAGAAAGGGTGCACAG TGGTTTACAATGAAGCGGCAGCATGCTCTGATAGTTATGGCTGACAGTCTTTACTACTCTAAATTCCGTGATTACTGCAAg CATGGTGTGGATGGTAAAAATTGCATTGCTGATGAGCATTACTTGCCGACCTTTTTCTAC ATGACTGATCCTGGTGGTATTGCCAACCGGTCGGTTACTCATGTTGATTGGTCTGAAAGGAAGTGGCATCCAAAATCTTACAAGTCTCAAGATGTTTCTTATGAACTTCTAAAGAATATTACG TCGGTGGATGCGAGTGAGCATGTGACAAGTGATAACCag AGGACTGTGCTGTTACGGCCGTGCCTATGGAATGGTATCAGACGGCCGTGTTACTTATTTGCCAGGAAATTCTATCCAGATACCATCGATAACATGTTAAATCTTTTCACCAATTATACAACACTATGa